The nucleotide window AAAATGGTGATATTCCCACTAGGCTGTCTGCTTGTCATTCTGTCCTCTTATGTTCTAAGGCTTACCCCTCATCCGGCATTGATGTTGTTAGCGGGGACCTTATTGGTAGCGAGTATTTATGGGGAGAGAAGATATCCTGTGCTGCGGATGTTTCATTGGATTTTTCTCGGACTATTCCATTATTTCAGTCAACTGAACTGGTGCAACATGCTGTATTATATGCTCATTATTTCGATGATTCAGGATAAACAACGCGTAGCACAGACTTTACCGATCTCGCTGCTGCTCATGCTGCAATATACGGTGATTCGGCTTTCGTATGTGCCTGTAGATACATATGCTTTGCTGGTTTCGTTATTTGACCTGTTAACCTCAGTTGTTATCATTTTTTTGTATCACACGTTGATTAACAGTGAGGTCGAGAAGCGTCGGCTTCGGGAAAAAAATCGATTTTTAACCCTTCATGATCCGCTTACCGGATTGTTAAATTATGAAGGTTACATGGAAGTGCTGCATAAGACAGTGGAAGAGCGTCGCTCTTTTCTGCTTGTCCTTTTGAATGTCAATAATTTTAGCGGATATAAAAAAGATTCAGAAGATCCCTGGTGTTCGGTGATCACGGGAACAGGCGAAATGATTACCAATCAGTTCACCGAGGCGTATGGCATATCCCGATATGCGGGAGATCGTTTTGCAGTCGTTTTGCCGGAGATACAGGACGTGGAAGAACGAATCGCATCACTACTGTCCGTTCAGCTTCAAGGCCTACAGGTTAGCTATAGCATCTCTCTCTACCCGGAAATGTCGGATACCTTGCAGCACTTTATGACGGTTGCCGAGGACAGGTTACTTCAACAACAGCGCAGCAAATGGCTGAAAAATGAAGAAGAAGTATTCCGTTCCGAAAGGCTAAGAGCTGTAGGGGAACTGGCCGCTGGTATGGCTCACGAAATTCGGAACCCACTCACCGCAATTCGGGGATTTCTGCAGCTGTCACGTGGACAAGCGTACAATATCGCCCCGTGGTATGAAGTGATTATGGGCGAGGTGACGAGGGTAACCGATCTGACGGCTGAATTTTTACAGTTCTCCAAACCACATGCCAATCACATGAAACCGGAACAGTTGGGACACTGCCTTGAACGTGTCATGTCTTTGACCGAGTCAGACGCGGCATCCCGAGGGCATCGGATTACGCTTGAAATGACTAGTGAGCCAGTCATGGTCAACATGGACCGGGATAAAATTGTGCAGGTATTGATCAATCT belongs to Paenibacillus sp. FSL H8-0079 and includes:
- a CDS encoding ATP-binding protein; protein product: MLSYTMKMVIFPLGCLLVILSSYVLRLTPHPALMLLAGTLLVASIYGERRYPVLRMFHWIFLGLFHYFSQLNWCNMLYYMLIISMIQDKQRVAQTLPISLLLMLQYTVIRLSYVPVDTYALLVSLFDLLTSVVIIFLYHTLINSEVEKRRLREKNRFLTLHDPLTGLLNYEGYMEVLHKTVEERRSFLLVLLNVNNFSGYKKDSEDPWCSVITGTGEMITNQFTEAYGISRYAGDRFAVVLPEIQDVEERIASLLSVQLQGLQVSYSISLYPEMSDTLQHFMTVAEDRLLQQQRSKWLKNEEEVFRSERLRAVGELAAGMAHEIRNPLTAIRGFLQLSRGQAYNIAPWYEVIMGEVTRVTDLTAEFLQFSKPHANHMKPEQLGHCLERVMSLTESDAASRGHRITLEMTSEPVMVNMDRDKIVQVLINLIRNAFEAMEDPGEVHMDLLQDGEAVLVSITDTGSGIPENSLSTIFNPFYTTKEEGTGLGLALCQKIVQDHNGKITVHSEMGVGSTFTLHLPMET